From Chryseobacterium shandongense, the proteins below share one genomic window:
- the rnhA gene encoding ribonuclease HI — MKIEIYTDGACSGNPGKGGYGILMRVPEKNYQKTFSKGFRKTTNNRMELLAVITALEKLKSPDNDIHIYTDSKYVADAINQNWLAGWIKRGWKNVKNPDLWQRFVVLYNLYKPKMHWIKGHAGHFENELCDRLAVTAAASADLDIDTYFENMEKNSLF; from the coding sequence ATGAAAATAGAAATATACACCGACGGCGCATGCAGCGGAAATCCCGGAAAAGGCGGATATGGCATTCTCATGCGGGTACCTGAAAAAAATTATCAGAAAACATTCTCCAAAGGCTTCAGAAAAACCACCAACAACAGGATGGAACTTCTTGCCGTGATTACCGCTCTCGAAAAACTGAAATCTCCCGATAACGATATTCATATTTACACCGATAGCAAGTATGTTGCTGATGCTATTAATCAGAACTGGCTTGCAGGATGGATCAAAAGAGGGTGGAAAAACGTGAAAAACCCGGATCTTTGGCAAAGATTTGTGGTATTATATAATCTCTACAAGCCAAAAATGCACTGGATCAAGGGTCATGCAGGTCATTTTGAAAATGAACTATGTGACAGGCTTGCCGTAACTGCCGCTGCTTCAGCAGATTTGGATATTGATACTTATTTTGAAAACATGGAAAAGAACTCCCTGTTTTAA
- a CDS encoding T9SS type B sorting domain-containing protein, translating into MKNNLLSYFFLILICLFGKTSAQTYQLTGNPVNTSGWDLVSSASINTDFIQLTQDIGDQYGAIKLQDPINLKYCDKWKVEFDFRIDGNGTAQYGRGDGFTFWYLANPPTGFVSGGGLGIPANASGLMVGFDIFNNSTEGQMSKIHVLYGTNNGLNNNIEYNNTAGSTFHSPDLNPTQPFVGSTYKHVEVNGETDPANTANWLIKIRIDGVLIVDQSFAPSGGAVGMATGYFGFSAATGGASARHSIKNAKIYIDKVPILTNTINPFVCVNPATGNGTVDLTSFQNQFVTNPANYTFSYFGPGGTPITNPSDYHYSTAATTITVVVKDPSSTLCDNGDGTIVLTPSPFAANDVTLTGCNNNNAGGAVFDLTSATLSSVPGSTAVFYNTMYDLNNHISPITNSSAFLSPAATIYAQVTTPQGCTDVAQITLALFPVVEVQEATLRACAIESSPSTGLFNLTTAPVTTQNGVVKEYYPSLTDALNGTNSIVTFNSYISPNGVVYIKVINGNGCYAIAKVNLIVIPQVFSNTLEDKIICMEDTTTLDAGPGFTAYEWSNGATTQTVSNIGVGTYWVKLKTGDCEVTQTVKVYASDQPVISSINISNTTVTVYATGGTAPYQYSTDGIKWQDSNEFNNIPRGDNHIYVKDAYDCNPIVISIVVPNIINVITPNGDGINDGIDYSALSGKQNLVFNVFDRYGALIHKADKTNRYRWDGTMAGRKVPTGSYWYSVSWDENDKKNTPITYAGWVLVKNRD; encoded by the coding sequence ATGAAAAACAATCTACTCTCTTATTTTTTCCTGATTTTAATCTGCCTTTTCGGCAAAACTTCTGCGCAAACCTATCAACTTACCGGTAATCCAGTAAACACTTCCGGATGGGATCTCGTTTCCAGCGCTTCAATCAATACGGATTTCATACAACTCACCCAGGACATCGGAGACCAATACGGAGCAATAAAGCTTCAGGATCCTATCAACCTGAAATATTGCGACAAATGGAAAGTTGAATTTGATTTCAGAATCGACGGTAACGGAACTGCACAATATGGAAGAGGCGACGGATTTACCTTTTGGTACCTGGCCAATCCTCCAACGGGATTTGTTTCAGGAGGAGGACTCGGAATTCCCGCAAATGCCAGTGGATTAATGGTAGGATTTGATATATTTAATAACTCCACAGAAGGACAGATGAGCAAAATCCATGTTCTGTACGGAACAAATAATGGCTTAAATAACAATATCGAGTACAATAACACCGCAGGAAGCACTTTTCATTCTCCAGACCTTAACCCAACACAGCCTTTTGTTGGATCAACTTATAAACATGTAGAAGTAAATGGTGAAACAGATCCGGCTAATACCGCCAATTGGCTTATCAAAATCAGAATTGACGGTGTACTTATCGTTGACCAGTCTTTTGCTCCTTCCGGAGGAGCTGTAGGTATGGCAACAGGCTATTTCGGGTTCTCTGCCGCAACCGGCGGAGCGAGCGCAAGGCATTCCATTAAAAATGCAAAAATCTACATTGATAAAGTTCCAATCTTAACAAACACAATCAATCCTTTTGTTTGCGTAAATCCGGCAACAGGAAACGGAACGGTGGATCTTACTTCGTTTCAAAATCAGTTTGTAACAAACCCCGCGAATTATACCTTTTCCTATTTCGGACCGGGAGGAACACCAATTACCAATCCGTCTGATTATCACTATTCAACAGCAGCCACTACCATTACCGTCGTAGTAAAAGACCCCTCTTCAACATTATGCGACAACGGAGACGGAACCATTGTACTCACACCAAGCCCTTTTGCCGCTAACGATGTAACGCTTACCGGTTGTAATAACAATAACGCGGGAGGAGCAGTATTTGATCTCACATCAGCAACGTTATCATCCGTTCCGGGAAGTACCGCAGTGTTCTACAATACGATGTATGATCTCAATAATCATATCAGTCCGATCACCAATTCTTCCGCTTTTCTTTCTCCTGCAGCTACTATTTATGCTCAGGTTACCACTCCACAAGGGTGTACCGATGTGGCGCAAATTACATTAGCTTTATTTCCTGTAGTTGAAGTTCAGGAAGCTACACTAAGAGCATGCGCTATTGAAAGCAGTCCTTCAACAGGATTATTCAATCTCACAACTGCTCCCGTGACGACTCAAAACGGAGTTGTGAAAGAATATTACCCATCTTTAACTGATGCTTTGAACGGAACCAATTCAATTGTGACATTTAATTCTTATATCTCGCCAAATGGAGTTGTTTATATCAAGGTTATTAACGGAAATGGTTGCTACGCCATCGCTAAGGTCAATCTTATCGTTATTCCTCAGGTTTTCTCAAACACTCTAGAAGATAAGATTATTTGTATGGAAGATACAACAACTCTTGATGCCGGACCTGGATTTACAGCATATGAATGGAGCAACGGCGCAACAACACAAACCGTGTCAAATATCGGAGTGGGCACCTATTGGGTAAAGCTGAAGACCGGCGACTGTGAGGTAACCCAGACCGTAAAAGTTTATGCTTCAGATCAGCCGGTTATCTCAAGTATTAATATTTCTAATACAACAGTTACGGTGTATGCAACAGGAGGGACTGCACCTTACCAGTATTCTACCGATGGAATTAAATGGCAGGATTCTAACGAATTCAATAACATTCCGAGAGGAGACAATCACATTTATGTAAAAGATGCATATGACTGTAATCCTATAGTCATCAGCATTGTAGTTCCGAATATTATCAATGTAATCACACCAAATGGAGACGGTATTAATGATGGAATTGATTATTCTGCGCTTTCAGGAAAACAAAACCTTGTATTTAATGTTTTTGACAGATACGGAGCATTGATTCATAAAGCAGATAAAACCAACCGATACCGGTGGGACGGAACTATGGCAGGAAGAAAAGTTCCTACAGGAAGTTACTGGTATTCTGTTTCATGGGACGAAAATGATAAGAAAAATACGCCTATCACCTACGCTGGATGGGTTCTGGTGAAGAACAGGGATTAA
- the dnaB gene encoding replicative DNA helicase → MAQKETLSSLTNGNFAKELSIADGKMPPNALDFERLVIGTFLIDKKGLDHSIDLLTPEVFYDPRHQVIFSTILKLYEGNQPVDLMTIIQDLKKDGRLNLAGGDSYIIDLTMGVSSSAHIEYHVRVILEKYILRSLINVSANVIDAAYKESTDVFELLDKAEQSFFEITNGTIKKGFDTANSLVKQAIDTIKSLKDKEGLSGVPSGFRDVDKETGGWQNSDLIIIAARPAMGKTAFLLSMARNIAVGHKIPMALFSLEMASVQLITRMIASETRISSEKLRKGTLDDEEWQRLFSNVSELENAPLYIDETPSLSIFDFRAKCRRLVMQHGVRLIMVDYLQLMTAGGGGKGTGNREQEISMISRSLKAIAKELNVPVIALSQLSRSVETRPGKRPQLSDLRESGAIEQDADIVSFIFRPEYYKITVWDNDEEGQETSTENQAELIIAKHRNGATADVRLSFLKHFAKFGDIEAAFDGGMGGGYPSNFGSNEPSGFDKIKTTIQPGAAFDLPNNSQVSGSSMNDFDDDDDFPF, encoded by the coding sequence ATGGCGCAGAAAGAAACATTATCTTCATTGACGAACGGAAACTTTGCAAAAGAACTCTCCATTGCTGACGGAAAAATGCCGCCAAACGCACTGGATTTCGAAAGGCTGGTGATCGGGACCTTTTTGATTGACAAAAAGGGCCTGGACCACTCTATTGACTTATTGACACCGGAAGTTTTTTATGATCCGAGACATCAGGTAATTTTTTCTACCATTTTAAAACTTTACGAAGGCAACCAGCCGGTTGACCTAATGACCATCATTCAGGATCTGAAAAAAGATGGTAGATTAAATCTAGCCGGAGGAGACAGCTATATCATTGATCTTACCATGGGGGTAAGCTCATCTGCTCATATTGAATACCATGTTCGGGTTATTCTCGAAAAATATATTTTACGAAGTTTGATTAATGTATCTGCAAACGTTATTGATGCTGCCTATAAAGAATCAACCGATGTTTTCGAATTATTAGATAAAGCTGAACAATCATTCTTCGAAATCACCAACGGAACCATCAAGAAAGGATTCGACACCGCAAATTCATTGGTAAAGCAGGCGATTGACACCATCAAATCTTTAAAAGATAAAGAGGGACTTTCCGGGGTACCTTCAGGATTCCGTGATGTGGATAAAGAAACCGGAGGGTGGCAGAATTCCGATCTTATCATTATTGCAGCACGTCCGGCAATGGGCAAAACAGCATTTCTTCTTTCCATGGCAAGAAATATTGCAGTAGGACACAAAATTCCAATGGCTCTTTTCTCTTTAGAGATGGCTTCCGTGCAGCTTATCACGAGAATGATCGCCTCTGAAACAAGAATTTCTTCTGAAAAATTAAGAAAGGGAACACTGGACGATGAAGAATGGCAAAGACTGTTTTCCAATGTGTCAGAACTGGAAAATGCTCCGCTCTATATCGATGAAACCCCTTCCCTCTCCATCTTTGATTTCCGTGCAAAATGCCGAAGACTGGTAATGCAGCACGGCGTACGACTGATCATGGTCGATTATCTTCAGCTGATGACAGCAGGTGGCGGCGGAAAAGGAACCGGAAACCGTGAACAGGAAATCTCCATGATCTCAAGGTCACTGAAGGCCATTGCAAAAGAACTCAACGTTCCTGTAATTGCGCTTTCACAGCTTTCCCGTAGTGTGGAAACACGTCCGGGAAAAAGACCTCAGCTTTCCGATCTTAGGGAATCCGGAGCGATTGAGCAGGATGCGGATATCGTATCCTTTATCTTCAGACCGGAATATTATAAAATCACCGTTTGGGATAATGATGAAGAAGGACAGGAAACCTCAACAGAAAACCAGGCTGAACTTATTATTGCCAAACACAGGAACGGCGCAACTGCTGATGTGCGCTTATCCTTCCTGAAACATTTTGCTAAATTCGGTGATATTGAAGCGGCTTTTGATGGAGGAATGGGAGGTGGATATCCTTCGAATTTCGGATCAAATGAACCAAGCGGTTTCGATAAAATTAAAACAACCATACAACCGGGAGCAGCTTTTGATCTTCCGAACAATTCCCAGGTATCAGGATCTTCCATGAATGATTTTGACGATGACGATGATTTTCCTTTCTAA
- a CDS encoding T9SS type B sorting domain-containing protein: MSKKIYLFLLVNALLLFPKYALSQTYQLTGNPVNTTGWTMVAPTVVNTDFVQLTPDTNNQSGSIRLNDPINLKYCDKWRVEFDFRMDSNQTANGDGIAFWYLANPPVASVLGSGLGVSQNAVGFIVGLDTYNNTTTAVMSKVHVAYGQVPNTTDNNNVEFFNVAGSSFHSPDMNTTLPFQGTNYKHVEVTAQVDPAAPANWIVKITIDGNQICNQSFAPSGTAAAMTVGYFGFSASTGGNRSRHSIKNVKVYIDKVALNQTTVTDTFCPNPTTGQGTVNLTSYQNQFVTNPANYTFSYSVSGTPITNPTNYQFSANTTVSVLVKDNSGLLCDNPDGKIQLNLSPFTATPATLTACNNNNAGTATFNLTLANVNEPTGSTKKYYKTLADLNAGLEISNPANYVSAAGTVYVKVTTPLGCVGSAPITLAFFPPITANDATVESCFIQSAPNTASFDLTQVNVTSASGITKKYYKTEADALSNTNEIVPANNYISTSSTIYVRITNLANCFVIVKITLKVLPPVYSSVLKDQTICIDDKTTLDAGPGFDTYLWSTGATTQSIQDITPGLYWVQLKTGRCTTMQMVKVNPSPQPVIATIDITNNTITVNATGGKGPYQYSLDGANWQDSNVFTGLTRGEVKVYVKDAYDCTPIQIQITVPNLINAITPNGDNVNDVIDYSALAYKKNLVFTIFDRYGNKLYQADKIRNYKWDGTTGGKKVITGTYWYTITWNENDKNNTQTTYNGWVLVKNRE, encoded by the coding sequence ATGAGTAAAAAAATCTACCTCTTTTTATTGGTAAATGCATTGCTTCTTTTTCCGAAATATGCTTTATCTCAAACCTATCAGCTAACAGGAAATCCGGTAAATACAACAGGATGGACAATGGTAGCTCCCACCGTAGTCAATACAGATTTTGTACAGCTGACTCCGGACACCAACAACCAATCCGGATCAATCCGCTTAAACGATCCAATTAACCTTAAATATTGTGATAAGTGGCGTGTGGAATTTGATTTCAGAATGGATTCCAACCAGACAGCAAATGGCGATGGTATCGCATTCTGGTATTTGGCAAACCCGCCCGTTGCCAGCGTACTGGGTTCCGGTTTGGGAGTATCACAAAATGCCGTGGGATTTATCGTAGGACTTGACACCTACAACAACACGACTACAGCGGTAATGAGCAAAGTACATGTAGCTTATGGACAGGTACCCAATACAACAGACAATAACAATGTTGAATTTTTCAATGTCGCCGGAAGTTCTTTTCACTCACCGGACATGAACACCACCCTTCCTTTTCAGGGAACTAACTATAAGCATGTTGAAGTGACCGCACAGGTGGATCCTGCAGCTCCCGCCAACTGGATTGTAAAAATTACTATTGATGGGAATCAAATCTGCAACCAATCTTTTGCTCCCTCAGGAACTGCAGCAGCTATGACGGTGGGTTATTTCGGATTTTCAGCTTCTACAGGAGGAAACAGATCAAGACATTCCATTAAAAACGTAAAAGTTTACATTGATAAAGTAGCCCTTAACCAAACAACAGTAACCGATACTTTCTGTCCGAATCCAACCACAGGACAGGGCACAGTAAATTTAACGAGTTATCAGAATCAATTTGTAACCAATCCTGCAAACTATACCTTCTCATACAGTGTTTCAGGTACACCAATTACGAATCCTACCAATTATCAGTTCAGTGCCAATACAACCGTTTCGGTATTAGTTAAAGATAATTCCGGCTTACTATGTGACAACCCGGATGGTAAAATACAACTCAACCTATCACCATTTACGGCTACTCCGGCTACTCTTACCGCTTGCAATAATAACAATGCGGGAACCGCAACATTTAACCTTACTCTTGCCAATGTAAATGAACCTACCGGATCCACTAAGAAATATTATAAAACTTTAGCAGATCTGAATGCCGGTCTTGAAATTTCGAATCCTGCAAATTATGTTTCCGCAGCAGGTACCGTATACGTAAAAGTTACAACTCCACTGGGCTGCGTAGGTTCGGCACCGATTACCTTAGCTTTTTTCCCACCGATTACTGCAAATGACGCAACCGTAGAGTCATGCTTCATTCAAAGCGCTCCCAATACAGCATCATTTGACCTTACACAAGTAAATGTAACTTCAGCATCAGGAATTACAAAAAAATATTATAAAACCGAAGCTGACGCACTTTCTAATACCAACGAGATTGTGCCAGCAAACAATTATATTTCGACATCATCCACAATATATGTAAGAATTACCAATCTTGCCAACTGCTTTGTGATTGTTAAAATAACACTTAAGGTTTTACCCCCTGTTTATTCTTCAGTATTAAAAGACCAGACAATCTGTATTGATGATAAAACAACACTGGATGCAGGACCAGGATTTGACACCTACCTTTGGAGTACAGGTGCCACAACTCAATCTATTCAGGATATTACCCCAGGCTTGTATTGGGTACAACTAAAAACAGGAAGATGTACAACGATGCAGATGGTAAAAGTAAATCCTTCACCGCAGCCTGTTATAGCTACTATCGATATCACGAATAATACGATCACGGTAAATGCAACTGGAGGAAAAGGTCCTTATCAATATTCTCTTGACGGAGCAAACTGGCAGGATTCGAATGTATTCACAGGACTCACCAGAGGCGAAGTAAAAGTATATGTAAAAGACGCTTATGACTGTACCCCAATTCAGATACAGATTACGGTTCCGAATCTTATTAATGCAATTACCCCGAACGGAGATAATGTAAACGATGTGATCGATTATTCTGCGCTTGCTTATAAGAAAAATCTTGTTTTCACCATCTTTGACAGATACGGAAACAAGCTTTATCAAGCTGACAAAATCAGAAATTATAAATGGGATGGAACCACTGGCGGCAAAAAAGTAATCACAGGCACATACTGGTATACCATAACTTGGAATGAAAACGATAAAAACAATACACAAACCACTTACAATGGCTGGGTATTGGTGAAGAACAGAGAATAA
- a CDS encoding NAD(P)H-dependent oxidoreductase has translation MNYLEALSRRYSVKKFNADIIPRETLHNILESGKLSASSLGLQPYKILVVESKEMKEKLIPAFYNPSQISTCSHLIVIISKRILDESYINGYFRHISEVRKTPEEKLDPFRKSINQHINQKTQDEIFSWAEKQSYIVLANLMYAAAMEAIDTCPMEGFRQDLIEEILAINPDAEKVTVTLALGYRSEEDHFQHMKKVRKPNEKLFKFI, from the coding sequence ATGAATTATTTGGAAGCTTTAAGCAGAAGATATTCTGTGAAAAAATTTAATGCCGACATAATCCCCCGAGAAACGCTGCATAACATTCTGGAATCCGGAAAATTATCGGCAAGCTCTCTGGGCCTTCAGCCTTACAAAATTCTTGTTGTGGAAAGTAAAGAGATGAAGGAAAAGCTAATTCCGGCATTTTACAATCCGTCACAGATTTCCACCTGCTCGCACCTTATTGTAATCATTTCAAAAAGAATATTGGACGAAAGCTACATCAACGGATACTTCAGACACATTTCAGAAGTGAGGAAAACTCCCGAGGAGAAACTCGATCCTTTCCGAAAAAGCATCAATCAGCATATTAATCAAAAAACTCAGGATGAAATTTTCAGCTGGGCAGAGAAACAGTCTTATATCGTGCTGGCAAATCTTATGTACGCCGCCGCCATGGAAGCTATAGATACCTGCCCCATGGAAGGCTTCCGTCAGGATCTTATCGAAGAAATTTTAGCAATAAATCCTGATGCCGAAAAAGTAACCGTTACCCTCGCATTAGGCTACCGCTCGGAAGAAGATCATTTCCAACACATGAAAAAAGTAAGAAAACCAAACGAAAAATTGTTTAAATTTATTTAA